From Nycticebus coucang isolate mNycCou1 chromosome 6, mNycCou1.pri, whole genome shotgun sequence, the proteins below share one genomic window:
- the HYLS1 gene encoding centriolar and ciliogenesis-associated protein HYLS1 isoform X2 codes for MEELMGPDRQKWANMDPEERMLAAATAFTRICAGQGEGDVRREAQSIQYDPYSKASVTPGKRPALPMQLQYPHVKRNVTSEIVSEASQRLQKPVMKRKVLRRKPGGEVLVTDESIISESESGTESDPDLWDLRQRLMNLQVQEDKESTVDSTQKFNLPHENQGISQDQLICYLRREGMGPPAYEQDLIVASRPKSFILPRLDQLSRNRGKVDRVARYFEYKRDWDSMRLPGEDHRKELRWGVREQMLCRPEPQSKPQHIYVPNNYLVPTEKKRSALRWDVRCDLANGVIPSKLPFPLSPS; via the coding sequence ATGGAGGAACTCATGGGACCTGACAGACAAAAATGGGCCAATATGGATCCAGAAGAACGAATGTTGGCAGCTGCTACAGCTTTTACCCGTATCTGTGCAGGGCAGGGTGAGGGAGATGTCAGGAGAGAAGCCCAGTCTATCCAATATGATCCCTACAGTAAAGCTTCAGTAACCCCAGGGAAGCGACCTGCTCTTCCTATGCAACTGCAGTACCCACATGTAAAAAGGAATGTCACTTCAGAAATAGTCTCAGAGGCATCCCAAAGACTCCAAAAGCCAGTGATGAAGAGAAAGGTGCTGCGTAGAAAGCCAGGTGGGGAAGTGTTGGTGACAGACGAGTCCATTATCAGTGAATCAGAATCTGGTACAGAAAGTGATCCAGATCTCTGGGACTTAAGACAGAGGCTGATGAATCTGCAGGTCCAAGAAGACAAGGAATCCACAGTTGATAGCACACAAAAATTTAATCTACCACATGAAAACCAAGGAATTTCTCAAGATCAGCTCATTTGCTATTTACGAAGAGAAGGAATGGGCCCTCCAGCTTATGAACAAGACCTGATTGTTGCCAGCAGACCCAAGTCCTTTATTCTCCCAAGGCTGGACCAGTTAAGCCGTAACCGGGGCAAGGTAGACCGGGTAGCCCGATACTTTGAGTATAAACGGGACTGGGACTCAATGCGGTTACCTGGTGAAGATCATAGAAAGGAACTACGCTGGGGTGTCCGAGAGCAGATGCTTTGCCGACCAGAACCCCAATCCAAACCTCAGCACATATATGTTCCAAACAATTACCTAGTACCAACTGAGAAGAAGAGATCTGCACTCCGCTGGGATGTCCGCTGTGATCTTGCAAATGGTGTCATACCCAGCAaacttcccttccctctttcaccTTCTTAA
- the HYLS1 gene encoding centriolar and ciliogenesis-associated protein HYLS1 isoform X1 codes for MAEKRKLYGEAMEELMGPDRQKWANMDPEERMLAAATAFTRICAGQGEGDVRREAQSIQYDPYSKASVTPGKRPALPMQLQYPHVKRNVTSEIVSEASQRLQKPVMKRKVLRRKPGGEVLVTDESIISESESGTESDPDLWDLRQRLMNLQVQEDKESTVDSTQKFNLPHENQGISQDQLICYLRREGMGPPAYEQDLIVASRPKSFILPRLDQLSRNRGKVDRVARYFEYKRDWDSMRLPGEDHRKELRWGVREQMLCRPEPQSKPQHIYVPNNYLVPTEKKRSALRWDVRCDLANGVIPSKLPFPLSPS; via the coding sequence AAAGTTGTACGGGGAAGCAATGGAGGAACTCATGGGACCTGACAGACAAAAATGGGCCAATATGGATCCAGAAGAACGAATGTTGGCAGCTGCTACAGCTTTTACCCGTATCTGTGCAGGGCAGGGTGAGGGAGATGTCAGGAGAGAAGCCCAGTCTATCCAATATGATCCCTACAGTAAAGCTTCAGTAACCCCAGGGAAGCGACCTGCTCTTCCTATGCAACTGCAGTACCCACATGTAAAAAGGAATGTCACTTCAGAAATAGTCTCAGAGGCATCCCAAAGACTCCAAAAGCCAGTGATGAAGAGAAAGGTGCTGCGTAGAAAGCCAGGTGGGGAAGTGTTGGTGACAGACGAGTCCATTATCAGTGAATCAGAATCTGGTACAGAAAGTGATCCAGATCTCTGGGACTTAAGACAGAGGCTGATGAATCTGCAGGTCCAAGAAGACAAGGAATCCACAGTTGATAGCACACAAAAATTTAATCTACCACATGAAAACCAAGGAATTTCTCAAGATCAGCTCATTTGCTATTTACGAAGAGAAGGAATGGGCCCTCCAGCTTATGAACAAGACCTGATTGTTGCCAGCAGACCCAAGTCCTTTATTCTCCCAAGGCTGGACCAGTTAAGCCGTAACCGGGGCAAGGTAGACCGGGTAGCCCGATACTTTGAGTATAAACGGGACTGGGACTCAATGCGGTTACCTGGTGAAGATCATAGAAAGGAACTACGCTGGGGTGTCCGAGAGCAGATGCTTTGCCGACCAGAACCCCAATCCAAACCTCAGCACATATATGTTCCAAACAATTACCTAGTACCAACTGAGAAGAAGAGATCTGCACTCCGCTGGGATGTCCGCTGTGATCTTGCAAATGGTGTCATACCCAGCAaacttcccttccctctttcaccTTCTTAA